The Polyangium mundeleinium genome contains the following window.
CCGTCCGCGCAGATCGATCACCGGCACGACGCGGCCGCGCAGATTGATCACGCCGAGCACCTCGGAGGGCGCGTCGGGCACGTGATCGAGCTGCACACGCGGGATGATCTCGACCACGTGCTCGCACGGGATCGCGCAAGGGCGGCCGCCCATCCGCGTGAGGACGAGGTTCGTCACCCCGCCGTCCAAGCTCAAGCCTCCGTGCCGTGGTCGTGGGCCCGGATCGGCTCCGTCAATCGGGCCAGCCGATCGAGCGCGATTTCGGCCTGCTCCACGCTGATCTTCGTCTCCTGCGTGGCCATGTTGATCTGCTTCATGCCCTGGGCGATCTGCTCGAGCCCGAGGCTCTGCTGCCGCATCGCGCCCGTGATCTGCCGGGCCGCGCGCGTCGTCTGGTTGATGACGTAGACGAGCTGCCCGAGTCGCTCGCCGATGCGGCGCACCTTGGAGCTGCCCTCGGTCGCGGCCTTCGAGCCCTCCTCGGTGACCATCGCGGCGCTGTGGCTCGCCTTCTGGATCTCGCCGAGGATCGAGCGCACCTGCTGCGTCGCTTGCTTCGACTGCTCGGCGAGCGTGCGGATCTCGAGGGCGACGACGGCGAAGCCGCGTCCGTGCTCGCCGGCCTTCGCTGCCTCGATCGAGGCGTTCAGGGCGAGCAGCTTGCTCTGCTCGGCGATCTCGTTGACGCTGCTGATGATCTCGCCGATCTGCTGCGTGCGCTCGGTCAGATCAAGGATCTTGGCCGCGATCAGCTCGACCTGCTGGCGCAGCCGGTCGATGCCCTCGATCGCGGCGACGACGTCGCGCTGGCCGTCCTGCGAGATCTGCTCCGATTGCTCGGCGATCTGGATGATCCCTTCGGCCTTCTCGACGTTCTGGATCCCGACCTCGTTGAGCTCCTCGATGGTCGTCGTGATGTCGTTGACCATCCCGGCCTGCTGGCTGCCGCTCGCGGCCTGCTGACGCGTGCTCGCGAGGAGCTCGGCGAGCGTGCCCGCGACCTGCTGGCCGAGCGTGCGCATGCGCGTCGCGGCCGCGACCCCGCGGCCCGCCTTCCGGTTCGAATCGACGAGCGTGGAGAGCGCCGCGTGGAGGCGGGCCGCGCGCGGCTCGTCCGCCGGCGGAGCCGCGAGCTCGCGCCCGTCGTCGCCGCGCGCGATGGCCTCGACGTCGGTGACGATGCGATCGAGGTAGACGTCGATCTTGCGCCGTGTAACCGCG
Protein-coding sequences here:
- a CDS encoding methyl-accepting chemotaxis protein, coding for MADKTDSNEQKERDPAARRAVTRRKIDVYLDRIVTDVEAIARGDDGRELAAPPADEPRAARLHAALSTLVDSNRKAGRGVAAATRMRTLGQQVAGTLAELLASTRQQAASGSQQAGMVNDITTTIEELNEVGIQNVEKAEGIIQIAEQSEQISQDGQRDVVAAIEGIDRLRQQVELIAAKILDLTERTQQIGEIISSVNEIAEQSKLLALNASIEAAKAGEHGRGFAVVALEIRTLAEQSKQATQQVRSILGEIQKASHSAAMVTEEGSKAATEGSSKVRRIGERLGQLVYVINQTTRAARQITGAMRQQSLGLEQIAQGMKQINMATQETKISVEQAEIALDRLARLTEPIRAHDHGTEA